In a single window of the Planctomycetia bacterium genome:
- the accC gene encoding acetyl-CoA carboxylase biotin carboxylase subunit: MASHKSSSKESTATIADRIGEALVRKPSRTPVKKRNFSKILVANRGEIALRIFRACREMGIGTVAVFSEADRDAPYLKLADEAICIGPPAPAQSYLRADRIIAAAEIANVDAIHPGYGFLAENANFAEQCRASKIEFIGPGADAIRLLGDKAAAKKLARKARVRTVPGSDGVVEEDDEAVKLAAEIGYPVMIKAVAGGGGRGMRIAHNEVTMRTQIRNARNEAENAFKDGRVYLEKLVEQPRHVEVQVLADQHGNYLHLWERDCTLQRRHQKLVEESPSPAISSKTREELCKSAVRLVEAAGYYSAGTVEFIVDKSGTFYFLEVNTRIQVEHPVTEMVTGIDLIKWMIRIAAGEKLTLRQKDIPRNGSAIEVRINAEDPENGFRPSPGRINELRVPGGFGVRFDSHACAGYTIGPYYDSLVGKLIVHRADRDDAIRCMRRCLEEFHIEPLKTTIPVLRQVFDHPEFHKSNIDTGFIERMLQQK; the protein is encoded by the coding sequence ATGGCATCTCATAAATCATCCAGCAAGGAATCGACCGCCACGATCGCGGATCGAATCGGTGAAGCCTTGGTTCGCAAGCCATCCAGAACTCCCGTAAAGAAGCGAAATTTCTCCAAGATCCTCGTCGCCAACCGCGGCGAGATCGCCCTCCGCATCTTTCGCGCCTGTCGCGAGATGGGAATCGGCACGGTCGCCGTCTTTTCCGAGGCCGATCGCGACGCCCCTTATCTCAAGCTCGCCGACGAGGCCATCTGCATCGGTCCCCCGGCTCCGGCTCAAAGCTACCTGCGCGCCGACCGCATCATCGCCGCCGCGGAAATCGCCAACGTCGACGCCATTCATCCCGGCTACGGCTTCCTGGCTGAGAACGCCAACTTCGCCGAGCAGTGCCGCGCCAGCAAGATCGAGTTCATCGGTCCCGGCGCCGATGCCATCCGCCTCCTCGGTGACAAGGCCGCGGCCAAGAAGCTTGCCCGCAAGGCGCGTGTCAGGACCGTGCCCGGCAGCGACGGCGTGGTGGAGGAAGACGACGAAGCGGTGAAGCTGGCCGCGGAGATCGGCTATCCCGTCATGATCAAGGCCGTCGCCGGCGGCGGCGGTCGCGGCATGCGCATCGCCCACAACGAAGTGACCATGCGCACCCAGATTCGCAATGCACGCAACGAAGCCGAAAACGCCTTCAAGGACGGCCGCGTCTATCTGGAGAAGCTCGTCGAGCAGCCGCGCCACGTGGAAGTGCAGGTGCTCGCCGATCAGCACGGAAACTATCTGCACCTCTGGGAGCGCGATTGCACCCTCCAGCGCCGCCATCAGAAGCTCGTCGAGGAATCGCCCTCTCCGGCCATCAGTTCCAAGACGCGCGAGGAGCTCTGCAAGTCGGCCGTTCGCCTCGTCGAGGCCGCCGGATATTACTCCGCAGGCACCGTCGAGTTCATCGTCGACAAGAGCGGGACGTTTTACTTCCTCGAAGTGAACACGCGCATTCAGGTTGAGCACCCGGTGACCGAAATGGTGACCGGCATCGACCTCATCAAGTGGATGATCCGCATCGCCGCCGGCGAGAAACTGACCCTGCGGCAGAAGGACATCCCCCGAAACGGCTCGGCCATCGAAGTCCGCATCAACGCCGAAGACCCGGAAAACGGTTTCCGCCCCAGCCCCGGCAGGATCAACGAGCTCCGCGTGCCCGGCGGCTTCGGCGTCCGTTTCGATTCGCACGCCTGCGCGGGTTACACCATCGGCCCGTACTACGACTCGCTCGTCGGCAAGCTGATCGTCCACCGCGCCGACCGCGACGACGCCATCCGCTGCATGCGACGATGCTTGGAGGAGTTCCACATCGAACCGCTCAAGACAACGATCCCCGTCCTGCGGCAGGTCTTCGACCACCCCGAATTCCACAAATCCAACATCGACACCGGCTTCATCGAGCGCATGCTTCAGCAGAAGTAG
- a CDS encoding DUF4926 domain-containing protein, translating into MALEIYKDAVLLVDLPKEGLRAGDVGTIVERHQVAGREDGYSVEFFDMTGRTVAVATIPASQLRAPTATDRPAVRSLAS; encoded by the coding sequence ATGGCACTTGAGATTTACAAAGACGCCGTTTTACTCGTTGACCTGCCGAAGGAAGGGCTTCGCGCGGGCGACGTCGGCACGATCGTGGAACGCCATCAAGTCGCAGGTCGAGAGGACGGCTATTCCGTCGAGTTCTTTGATATGACCGGAAGAACGGTCGCGGTCGCGACAATTCCAGCCAGTCAACTCCGGGCGCCGACTGCGACGGATCGGCCCGCTGTCCGCAGCCTCGCTTCGTAA
- a CDS encoding SpoVR family protein, translating into MNIQHLRPDLAKYAREIADIAKSHGLDFFETRFELVDFDTMQEIAAYGGFPQRYPHWRFGMEYERLRKQHVYGLGKIYEMVINNDPCYAYLVSDNSVVDQKLVMAHVYAHCDFFKNNYWFSKTNRKMMDEMANHSTRIRRHVDRYGFERVERFIDLCSTLDNLIDPHAPFMQRTAKPVADSGVSPEREVERDIIRYKSKPYMEPWVNPPAERSRQRESLMAQREKKKFALPLQPLRDVLQFLVDHAPLEDWEADILSMIREEAYYFAPQGQTKIMNEGWATFWHSRLMTTRILKDDEIITYADHHSGTTHMPPGQVNPYKIGVELFRDIEERWNKGRFGKEYDECKSMEQKRKWDKKLGKGMEKVFEVRRIYNDVTFIDEFLTPEFVDRFRMYHYRYDPSTRRMVVVNRDFDKIKAQLLFMLTNHAQPYIYVLDGNYGNRGELYMGHKHHGVDLDIKYAVETLKNVQRIWRRPTHLQAMINDEMVLFSFDGEQSQQQKIHGDMPSPAHAI; encoded by the coding sequence ATGAACATCCAACACCTCCGACCCGACCTCGCCAAGTACGCCCGCGAGATCGCCGACATCGCCAAGTCCCACGGCCTCGACTTCTTTGAGACGCGCTTCGAGCTGGTCGACTTCGACACCATGCAGGAAATCGCCGCATACGGCGGCTTCCCCCAGCGATACCCCCACTGGCGATTCGGCATGGAGTACGAGCGACTCCGCAAGCAGCACGTCTACGGCCTCGGCAAGATTTACGAGATGGTCATCAACAACGACCCCTGCTACGCCTATCTCGTCAGCGATAACTCCGTCGTCGATCAGAAGCTCGTCATGGCCCACGTCTATGCCCACTGCGACTTCTTCAAGAACAACTACTGGTTCAGCAAGACCAATCGCAAAATGATGGACGAGATGGCCAACCACTCTACGCGCATCCGCCGTCACGTCGATCGCTACGGCTTCGAGCGCGTCGAACGCTTCATCGACCTCTGCTCCACGCTGGACAATCTCATCGACCCCCACGCGCCCTTCATGCAGCGCACCGCCAAGCCCGTCGCCGACAGCGGCGTCTCGCCGGAGCGCGAGGTCGAGCGCGACATCATTCGCTACAAGAGCAAGCCCTACATGGAGCCCTGGGTCAATCCCCCGGCCGAGCGCTCCCGCCAGCGCGAGTCGCTCATGGCCCAGCGCGAGAAGAAGAAGTTCGCCCTCCCGCTTCAGCCCCTGCGCGACGTGCTGCAGTTCCTCGTCGACCACGCCCCGCTCGAGGATTGGGAGGCCGACATCCTCTCCATGATCCGCGAGGAGGCCTACTACTTCGCACCCCAGGGCCAGACCAAGATCATGAACGAGGGCTGGGCCACCTTCTGGCACAGCCGCCTCATGACCACCCGCATCCTCAAGGACGACGAGATCATCACCTACGCCGACCACCACAGCGGCACCACCCACATGCCCCCCGGCCAGGTCAATCCCTACAAGATCGGCGTCGAGCTCTTCCGCGACATCGAGGAGCGCTGGAACAAGGGCCGCTTCGGCAAGGAATACGACGAGTGCAAGTCGATGGAGCAGAAGCGCAAGTGGGACAAAAAGCTCGGCAAAGGCATGGAGAAGGTCTTCGAGGTCCGCCGCATCTATAACGACGTGACCTTTATCGACGAGTTCCTCACCCCCGAGTTCGTCGACCGCTTCCGCATGTACCACTACCGCTACGACCCCTCAACCCGGCGGATGGTCGTGGTCAACCGCGACTTCGACAAGATCAAGGCCCAACTGCTCTTCATGCTGACGAATCACGCCCAGCCGTACATCTACGTCCTGGACGGGAACTACGGCAACCGCGGCGAGCTCTACATGGGCCACAAGCACCACGGCGTCGACCTGGACATCAAGTACGCGGTGGAGACGCTGAAAAACGTCCAGCGCATCTGGCGCCGCCCGACGCATTTGCAGGCGATGATCAATGATGAGATGGTGCTGTTCTCATTCGACGGGGAACAGAGTCAACAGCAGAAGATTCATGGCGATATGCCCTCGCCGGCCCACGCGATTTAA
- the accB gene encoding acetyl-CoA carboxylase biotin carboxyl carrier protein has product MEIDEIKTLTDLMVEHDLSEIMIRDGEKRILLRRGGPKSAAVTQAAVVSPAPQLQAAVAQPAPAAAPAAPAVDPGIGKITSPMVGTYYATPDPESPPFVKVGDRVTPDSVVCIIEAMKVFNEIKADATGTIESIEVRSGVPVEFGQILMTVRTS; this is encoded by the coding sequence ATGGAAATAGACGAAATCAAGACCCTCACCGACCTCATGGTCGAGCATGATCTCTCGGAAATCATGATCCGTGACGGTGAGAAGCGAATTCTCCTTCGCCGAGGCGGGCCGAAGTCTGCGGCGGTCACGCAGGCGGCGGTTGTCAGCCCGGCTCCGCAACTTCAGGCCGCTGTCGCGCAGCCTGCGCCCGCGGCGGCGCCAGCCGCGCCGGCTGTCGACCCCGGCATCGGCAAGATTACCTCACCGATGGTGGGGACTTACTACGCCACGCCTGATCCCGAATCTCCGCCGTTCGTCAAGGTCGGGGATCGAGTGACGCCCGACTCGGTGGTCTGCATCATCGAAGCCATGAAGGTCTTTAACGAAATCAAGGCCGATGCAACCGGTACGATCGAATCCATCGAAGTCCGCTCCGGCGTTCCCGTCGAGTTTGGTCAGATACTCATGACGGTGCGTACCTCCTGA
- a CDS encoding DUF444 family protein: MYLKIDKDHQRFRQIVKGKIRDDLRKFLTRGELIGKEGKHLISIPVRGIELPHFRYGDNNDGGIGAGDASVGDPVDSGEGEQGPGGSQPGNHIMEVEVSLNELADILGEELKLPRIKPKGHHTITSEKDRYSGIRSTGPESLRHFKRTFRSALRRQLIAGTYDPENPIIIPMRSDRRYRSWKTVLKPQSNAVIIYMMDVSGSMGDEQKELVRLEAFWIDAWLRRNYEGIESRYIVHDVRAAEVNRQTFFSIREDGGTKISSAFKLCKSLIETHYNPSEWNIYIFHFSDGDNSSESDSRECCRMLKEGILPLSNMFGYCQVASAYGSGNFINVIHEHLEEEANVVTSRVNTKDDIYDSLKAFFTAGK; this comes from the coding sequence ATGTACCTGAAGATCGACAAAGACCATCAGCGCTTCCGCCAGATCGTCAAAGGCAAGATCCGCGACGACCTGCGCAAGTTCCTCACCCGCGGCGAGCTGATCGGCAAAGAGGGCAAGCACCTCATCAGCATCCCCGTCCGCGGCATCGAGCTTCCCCACTTTCGCTACGGCGACAACAACGACGGCGGCATCGGCGCAGGCGACGCCAGCGTCGGCGATCCCGTCGACAGCGGTGAAGGCGAACAGGGCCCCGGTGGCTCTCAGCCCGGCAACCACATCATGGAAGTCGAAGTCTCGCTCAACGAGCTGGCCGACATCCTCGGCGAAGAGCTCAAGCTCCCGCGCATCAAGCCCAAGGGCCATCACACGATCACCTCGGAGAAGGATCGCTACAGCGGCATTCGCTCGACCGGCCCCGAGTCGCTGCGCCATTTCAAGCGCACCTTCCGCTCGGCCCTGCGCCGTCAGCTCATCGCCGGGACCTACGACCCCGAGAACCCGATCATCATCCCCATGCGCTCCGACCGGCGCTATCGAAGCTGGAAGACCGTCCTCAAGCCGCAGTCCAACGCCGTCATCATCTACATGATGGACGTCTCCGGCTCCATGGGCGACGAGCAGAAGGAGCTCGTCCGCCTCGAGGCCTTCTGGATCGACGCCTGGCTCCGCCGAAACTACGAGGGCATCGAGAGCCGCTACATCGTTCACGATGTCCGCGCCGCCGAGGTCAACCGCCAGACCTTCTTCAGCATCCGCGAAGACGGCGGCACCAAGATCTCCAGCGCCTTCAAGCTCTGCAAGTCGCTCATCGAGACGCACTACAACCCGTCCGAGTGGAACATCTACATCTTCCACTTCTCCGACGGCGACAACTCCAGCGAGAGCGACTCCCGCGAGTGCTGCCGCATGCTCAAGGAAGGCATCCTCCCGCTCTCCAACATGTTCGGCTATTGCCAGGTCGCCAGCGCCTACGGCAGCGGCAACTTCATCAACGTCATCCACGAACACCTCGAGGAAGAGGCCAACGTGGTCACCAGCCGGGTCAACACCAAGGACGACATTTACGACTCACTCAAGGCGTTCTTCACCGCCGGCAAGTGA
- a CDS encoding HAD family hydrolase, protein MAAHLGVDGDFERWWGESSSLAGGGDGRENRGMAIKVVAFDVYDTLARWPEGRVEPIEVQRVLARFGVEISYQAYEAARQGVMFFDGAKRPIEGWIDFLALTFAKMGAKVSVDLITSVAAMYESRNRMEVFADALGAVEAVKGAGLVACAFTTLPRFMFQRGGEALLARLDHYFDAAATGYAKGHPQFYARVTEMLGVKPEEILCVGDDLICDVELSQAAGWRAVWLDRRGVNADSTESQKVHSLVDLSRHWSDDS, encoded by the coding sequence ATGGCCGCCCATTTGGGCGTGGATGGGGATTTCGAGCGGTGGTGGGGAGAATCTTCGAGTCTGGCGGGCGGCGGGGATGGGCGTGAGAATCGGGGCATGGCGATCAAAGTGGTGGCATTTGACGTGTACGACACGCTGGCTCGATGGCCGGAGGGGCGCGTGGAGCCGATCGAGGTCCAGAGGGTTCTGGCGCGATTCGGCGTGGAGATCAGCTATCAGGCATATGAGGCGGCGCGTCAGGGGGTGATGTTCTTTGACGGGGCGAAGCGGCCCATCGAGGGGTGGATCGACTTTCTGGCGCTGACGTTCGCGAAGATGGGGGCGAAAGTGTCGGTGGACCTCATCACGTCGGTGGCGGCGATGTACGAGTCGCGGAATCGGATGGAGGTGTTTGCGGATGCCCTTGGCGCGGTGGAGGCGGTGAAGGGCGCGGGGCTGGTTGCTTGCGCGTTCACGACGCTGCCGAGGTTTATGTTTCAGCGCGGCGGCGAGGCGCTGTTGGCAAGGCTGGATCATTACTTCGACGCGGCGGCGACGGGCTACGCGAAGGGGCATCCGCAGTTTTACGCGCGCGTGACGGAAATGCTGGGCGTGAAGCCGGAGGAAATTCTATGTGTGGGGGATGATTTGATCTGCGACGTGGAACTTTCGCAGGCGGCTGGGTGGCGAGCGGTTTGGTTGGATCGGCGGGGTGTTAACGCTGATTCAACTGAATCTCAGAAGGTGCACTCGCTGGTGGATTTGTCACGACATTGGAGTGATGATTCCTAA
- the tnpA gene encoding IS200/IS605 family transposase, whose amino-acid sequence MPTTYTQNYYHLVFSTKGRTNFIKPELEPRLYAFIGGIVRDLRCQLLGINGMPDHVHLLIRYRADLSISDVVRHIKARSSKWVNETGFSPDHFSWQEGYGGFTVSRSAVPEVEAYIARQKDHHQRQDFKGEFLELLRRHGIEFDENEVFR is encoded by the coding sequence ATGCCGACGACGTACACGCAAAACTACTACCATCTCGTCTTCAGCACCAAGGGTCGGACGAATTTCATCAAACCGGAACTCGAACCGCGCCTGTACGCGTTCATTGGCGGGATCGTCCGCGACCTGCGGTGTCAGCTTCTCGGCATCAACGGAATGCCGGACCACGTGCATTTGCTCATTCGCTATCGCGCGGACTTGTCGATCTCGGATGTGGTTCGCCACATCAAGGCGCGATCATCGAAATGGGTCAACGAGACGGGTTTCTCGCCGGATCACTTCTCCTGGCAGGAAGGTTACGGCGGCTTCACCGTCAGCCGCTCCGCCGTGCCGGAAGTCGAGGCGTACATCGCCCGACAAAAAGATCATCATCAGCGGCAGGATTTCAAGGGCGAGTTTCTCGAACTCCTCCGGCGACACGGAATCGAGTTCGACGAGAATGAAGTCTTCCGGTGA
- a CDS encoding CHRD domain-containing protein has translation MKQCTTLLSPSCQFRHGPPIRWNAAAITLAVLIAAMASGAAQAAIVHFVADPINSANECPACTSAQGSGCGAFTLDTATGNVNYYIVHNQAGETAAHVHGAAGVCPATAGVLKPLPVGFLKVGTYNLTAAQQADMQASRHYVNIHTGVCPSGAIRGQIVPVTATAPCCLPNNVCMTTLPSTCQCLGGTPGPVGAACTQREACCLPGAACVDVDPVCCTQMGGMPQGAGTNCVTTVCQQQTCEVLPDGSACQPVQCPGDGQECIPRCMNFNPSTGQIKIIDCDCRSPNECHVEFGAAGLTCVGACPPGFHCETTTNQLPDGSVEVCCDCIEDPPYMNWVIADDFCINPSCPECRCDFDGDGVCTTFGDFQMLVNCFGPVTPACQFADLNCDGVVNAADEQIWACLAGGNPPELCCPDVVPPRMPITDIQWYGSYLDPEYDPSITPVPRPIDGWLIAIHRDIAPQPCPPGTNYDACGIISPPNALGCVTFLPDGAAVPIPLTPPVGPGCAVPGCVIPPPGYWRICARYLPDCNTPCAPAPGALCVLQHLPCETGISRPDRLVAQWAFNPQAVPFFNTGLIGWDQHTTFCYSTRLAAGCLVHNNAGPDEIDPALPGIFNPRPGVTYWLSIQAEVGHFISPPPQCVESPTGNMATGDFWGWHTTPPGYHMKDDAYMGKLGMSCRGGWVYNWMNHLHWGQPEYIGCADDPTKSMDMAFYLICSNGTAGKQGQVIWCQPHVPGPPPPTDPPPPARPIPPGTIDTLIDTHADVVIEFFPPGPPIVNLTADGPTRVWRDNPDIQPAATTIQTEILSLDLTGNAPFGPVTIREQPEKHSSGQIFGPGSEPFLPYPYWPVDSFFDVFVEIELPNAPPGFQNLFNSVPAHMTAPSGLWELPPNNVDYVGPGDPVLLFDESNPNQPVGQIISIRHGVGYRGGIDVHSDTDWVNMPMFCSCKGDLNLDGLLNGLDIQRFINCLLNPPPPPVMLGCPCDCADMNNDGVATVADINPFVNQLMEVPKAVCPPDP, from the coding sequence ATGAAACAATGCACGACATTGTTATCACCATCGTGTCAGTTCCGTCATGGGCCACCGATCAGGTGGAACGCGGCAGCCATCACCCTCGCTGTGCTGATCGCGGCGATGGCATCCGGCGCCGCACAAGCCGCTATTGTTCACTTCGTTGCCGATCCGATCAATTCGGCGAACGAATGCCCGGCGTGTACGTCCGCCCAAGGATCGGGTTGCGGCGCCTTCACCCTCGATACGGCGACGGGAAACGTCAATTACTACATCGTCCACAATCAGGCTGGTGAAACGGCGGCCCATGTACACGGAGCAGCCGGTGTCTGCCCTGCGACAGCCGGCGTGCTCAAGCCGCTGCCCGTCGGATTCCTGAAAGTAGGCACTTACAACCTCACCGCCGCGCAGCAAGCCGATATGCAGGCCTCACGGCACTATGTGAACATCCATACCGGCGTGTGTCCGAGCGGCGCGATCCGCGGGCAGATCGTTCCCGTCACCGCGACCGCGCCATGCTGCCTTCCCAACAACGTCTGCATGACCACGCTGCCATCGACCTGTCAATGTCTGGGCGGAACGCCCGGCCCCGTTGGCGCGGCCTGCACGCAAAGAGAGGCGTGTTGTCTTCCCGGTGCGGCGTGTGTCGATGTTGATCCGGTGTGCTGCACCCAGATGGGGGGCATGCCGCAGGGCGCCGGGACAAACTGCGTCACGACCGTCTGCCAGCAGCAGACGTGCGAAGTGCTGCCCGATGGCTCCGCCTGTCAGCCGGTTCAATGCCCGGGAGACGGACAGGAGTGCATTCCGCGCTGCATGAACTTCAATCCCTCGACCGGACAAATCAAGATCATCGACTGCGACTGCCGCAGCCCGAATGAGTGCCATGTCGAGTTTGGCGCCGCCGGCCTGACATGCGTCGGTGCGTGCCCGCCGGGTTTCCACTGCGAAACCACCACCAACCAGCTCCCCGACGGCAGTGTCGAAGTCTGTTGCGATTGCATCGAAGACCCGCCGTATATGAACTGGGTCATCGCCGACGACTTCTGCATCAACCCGTCGTGCCCCGAATGCCGCTGCGACTTTGACGGCGACGGCGTCTGCACGACGTTTGGTGATTTCCAGATGCTCGTGAACTGCTTCGGACCGGTCACACCGGCCTGCCAGTTCGCGGACCTCAATTGTGACGGTGTGGTCAACGCGGCCGACGAACAGATTTGGGCGTGTCTTGCCGGGGGAAATCCGCCGGAGCTTTGCTGCCCGGACGTCGTGCCTCCGCGGATGCCGATCACCGACATCCAGTGGTACGGCTCGTATCTCGATCCCGAGTACGATCCCTCCATCACACCCGTGCCGCGACCGATCGACGGATGGCTCATTGCCATTCATCGCGACATCGCGCCGCAGCCGTGTCCCCCGGGCACTAACTACGACGCCTGCGGGATCATCTCCCCGCCGAATGCGCTGGGCTGTGTCACGTTCCTGCCCGATGGCGCTGCGGTACCGATTCCTTTGACGCCGCCGGTTGGCCCGGGATGTGCCGTGCCCGGATGCGTCATTCCTCCGCCCGGCTACTGGCGCATCTGTGCCCGATACCTGCCGGATTGCAACACGCCCTGCGCACCTGCTCCGGGCGCTTTGTGCGTGCTGCAACACCTGCCGTGCGAAACCGGCATCAGCCGACCTGACCGCCTCGTCGCGCAGTGGGCGTTCAATCCGCAGGCGGTTCCGTTCTTCAACACCGGCCTGATCGGTTGGGACCAGCACACAACCTTCTGTTACAGCACGCGGCTTGCGGCCGGTTGCCTCGTCCACAACAACGCCGGACCGGATGAGATCGACCCGGCGCTGCCCGGCATCTTCAACCCACGCCCGGGCGTTACATACTGGCTGAGCATTCAGGCGGAAGTCGGACACTTCATCTCCCCGCCGCCGCAGTGCGTCGAGTCTCCCACGGGCAATATGGCCACGGGCGACTTCTGGGGATGGCACACCACGCCGCCGGGATATCACATGAAGGACGATGCCTACATGGGCAAGCTCGGTATGAGTTGCCGGGGCGGATGGGTCTACAACTGGATGAATCATCTGCACTGGGGCCAGCCGGAATACATCGGTTGCGCTGATGATCCGACGAAGTCCATGGATATGGCGTTCTATCTCATCTGCAGCAACGGTACGGCGGGCAAGCAGGGCCAGGTCATCTGGTGCCAGCCTCATGTCCCCGGTCCGCCGCCGCCGACCGATCCGCCGCCGCCGGCACGGCCCATCCCGCCGGGAACCATCGACACGCTCATCGACACGCATGCCGATGTCGTCATCGAGTTCTTCCCACCGGGACCGCCCATCGTGAATCTGACGGCCGATGGACCGACGCGCGTCTGGCGTGACAACCCGGACATCCAGCCGGCCGCCACGACGATTCAGACGGAGATCCTCTCCTTGGATCTGACGGGCAATGCTCCGTTCGGCCCGGTCACGATTCGCGAGCAGCCGGAAAAACACAGCAGCGGTCAGATCTTCGGACCGGGAAGCGAGCCATTCCTCCCCTATCCGTACTGGCCAGTGGATAGCTTCTTCGACGTCTTTGTCGAAATTGAGTTGCCTAACGCGCCGCCGGGATTCCAGAACCTGTTTAACTCTGTGCCTGCGCACATGACGGCGCCAAGCGGGCTTTGGGAACTGCCCCCGAACAACGTCGATTACGTTGGGCCGGGCGATCCGGTGTTGCTGTTCGATGAAAGCAACCCGAACCAACCGGTCGGGCAGATTATCTCGATCAGGCATGGCGTCGGCTATCGCGGCGGCATCGACGTCCACAGCGATACCGACTGGGTGAACATGCCGATGTTCTGTTCGTGCAAGGGCGATCTGAATCTGGATGGCCTCCTGAACGGACTCGACATCCAGCGATTCATCAATTGTCTGCTCAATCCTCCGCCGCCCCCGGTCATGCTGGGGTGCCCGTGCGATTGTGCGGACATGAACAACGACGGCGTCGCCACAGTGGCGGACATTAATCCGTTCGTGAATCAGCTCATGGAGGTGCCCAAGGCGGTCTGCCCGCCGGATCCTTGA
- a CDS encoding integrin, translating into MLGAPSLDAYLKASNTDAGDEFGQSIAISGDTLVVGAWEEDSSAVGVGGNQADNGAVDSGAVYVFVYESGGWNQQAYIKASNTQTRDWFGSSVAISGDTLVVGALGEDSNATGINGDQANNSASSAGAAYVFVRSGTVWSQQAYLKASNTDSFDRFGNAVAISGDTIVVAAFNEDSNATGVNGNQADNSADKSGAAYVFTRSGTVWTQQAYLKASNTGASDKFGRAVAADGDTVIVGAYLEKSSATGVNGNQADDSANNAGAAYVFVRSGTDWSQQAYLKASNTEAYDQFGYSVALSGDTAVVGAAGEKSNATGVDGNQEDNSLEQAGAAYVFARSGVTWSQQAYLKASNTDAFDQFGWSSAVSGDVVLIGAPYEDDGLIQLGGFEAGIPAPTGAGAAYLFTRAKSVWSHAHYITASNREAEDHFGHAVALDGLRAAVAAPFEESSAVGVNGNQADNSFPDSGAAYVYSLASCPSLGDMNCDCVVDMGDVDAFVLALLDAAAYDLAYPSCEILNADILTDGKVDGADAQGFVDMLVP; encoded by the coding sequence CTGCTCGGTGCCCCGTCGCTCGATGCGTACCTCAAGGCGTCGAACACCGACGCAGGCGATGAGTTCGGCCAATCCATCGCGATATCCGGCGACACGCTGGTCGTCGGCGCGTGGGAAGAGGACAGCAGCGCGGTCGGCGTGGGCGGCAATCAGGCGGACAACGGCGCCGTGGATTCCGGAGCCGTTTACGTCTTTGTATACGAAAGCGGCGGATGGAATCAGCAGGCGTACATCAAGGCGTCGAACACCCAGACACGCGACTGGTTCGGCTCGTCGGTGGCGATCTCGGGGGACACGCTCGTCGTCGGCGCGCTCGGCGAGGACAGTAACGCCACGGGCATCAACGGCGATCAGGCCAACAACAGCGCGTCCAGCGCAGGCGCGGCGTATGTCTTCGTCCGAAGCGGGACGGTGTGGTCGCAGCAGGCCTATCTGAAGGCGTCGAACACCGATTCATTCGACCGGTTCGGCAATGCGGTGGCGATTTCCGGCGACACGATCGTTGTCGCGGCCTTCAACGAGGACAGCAACGCCACCGGCGTCAACGGTAACCAGGCAGACAACAGCGCAGACAAGTCCGGTGCGGCCTACGTCTTTACACGCAGCGGCACAGTCTGGACTCAGCAGGCCTATCTCAAGGCGTCGAACACGGGCGCCAGCGACAAGTTCGGCCGGGCTGTCGCCGCGGACGGCGATACGGTCATCGTCGGCGCGTATTTGGAAAAGAGCAGTGCGACCGGCGTCAACGGCAACCAGGCGGATGACAGCGCGAACAACGCCGGCGCGGCTTATGTCTTCGTTCGCAGCGGCACCGACTGGTCGCAGCAGGCCTATCTCAAGGCATCGAACACCGAGGCATACGACCAGTTCGGTTACTCGGTGGCGCTGTCCGGCGACACCGCCGTGGTCGGGGCCGCCGGTGAGAAGAGCAATGCCACCGGCGTCGACGGCAATCAGGAAGACAACAGCCTCGAACAGGCCGGCGCGGCTTATGTCTTTGCCCGAAGCGGTGTCACCTGGAGCCAGCAGGCTTACCTCAAGGCGTCCAACACCGACGCGTTTGACCAGTTCGGCTGGTCCAGCGCCGTGTCGGGCGACGTCGTCCTGATCGGAGCGCCGTATGAGGACGACGGGCTTATTCAGCTCGGCGGTTTCGAAGCCGGGATTCCGGCGCCGACCGGGGCGGGCGCGGCGTATCTTTTCACCCGGGCCAAGTCCGTCTGGAGCCACGCCCATTACATCACCGCGTCGAACCGCGAGGCGGAGGACCACTTCGGCCATGCGGTGGCGCTCGATGGACTGAGGGCCGCCGTTGCTGCACCGTTTGAAGAAAGCAGCGCGGTCGGGGTCAACGGCAACCAGGCCGACAACAGTTTTCCCGACTCCGGCGCGGCGTATGTGTATTCGCTGGCGTCGTGCCCGAGCCTCGGCGATATGAACTGCGACTGCGTCGTCGACATGGGCGACGTGGATGCGTTTGTGCTGGCGCTTCTCGACGCGGCGGCATATGACTTGGCGTACCCATCCTGCGAGATTCTGAACGCCGACATCCTGACCGACGGCAAGGTCGACGGCGCGGACGCGCAGGGGTTTGTGGACATGCTGGTGCCGTGA